A window of Psychroflexus sp. ALD_RP9 contains these coding sequences:
- a CDS encoding NADP-dependent isocitrate dehydrogenase codes for MSQDSSQIVYTKTDEAPALATYSFLPIVRKFTNTANIQVTSKDISLSARILANLKDFLPEHQHVNDALAELGELAKTPKANIIKLPNISASVPQLSAAIKELQLKGYEVPDYPSNPKNDKEKAIKAAYAKVLGSAVNPVLREGNSDRRVAEPVKEYAKANPHRLEDWSKDSKSHVAHMDDGDFYGSEKSLTMQKSDSVNIELQTSTGTKLLKEALVLEQGEVIDASVLTVSKLKDFISKEIEDAKQKDILFSVHLKATMMKVSDPIIFGHIVKVYFEELFNKYQKEFTQLGVNVNNGIGDVFDKISELPKNKQEAIKEDIEAIYDKKADLAMVDSDNCITNLHVPSNVIIDASMPAAFKSGGKMWNKKNETQDMKAVIPDRSYAGIYQQVIDFCKANGKFDVTTMGNVSNVGLMAKKAEEYGSHDKTFEIPEAGTVLVKNKNGDVLLSHKVEEGDIWRMCQTKDLPIKDWVKLGVKRAKTTGNPAIFWLDENRGHDTELIKKVNHYLKDHDLTGLEVKIMNPEDAMKYTLERVRSGQDTISVTGNVLRDYLTDLFPILELGTSAKMLSIVPLLAGGGLFETGAGGSAPKHVQQFVKEGHLRWDSLGEFLALAVSIEDIAEKTNNTKAKVLAKALNKANSTYLKNDKSPSRKVNEIDNRGTHFYLAKYWAEALAEQDEDEDLKAIFSELAKHLKANEAKINEELLNAQGKPVNIEGYYFPDEKLVTKQMRPSQTLNDLIDA; via the coding sequence ATGAGTCAAGATTCTTCTCAAATTGTTTATACAAAAACAGATGAGGCGCCAGCCTTAGCCACCTACTCATTTCTACCTATCGTAAGAAAATTCACAAATACTGCAAACATACAGGTTACATCTAAAGACATTTCACTTTCAGCTCGTATTCTAGCAAATTTAAAGGACTTTTTACCAGAACATCAACACGTTAATGATGCATTAGCAGAACTCGGCGAACTAGCCAAAACACCAAAAGCTAACATTATTAAATTACCCAATATTAGTGCTTCTGTACCTCAACTTTCAGCCGCAATAAAAGAATTACAACTAAAAGGTTATGAAGTACCTGATTATCCTTCAAACCCAAAAAACGATAAAGAAAAAGCAATTAAAGCTGCTTATGCAAAAGTTTTAGGAAGTGCAGTTAATCCTGTTTTAAGAGAAGGTAATTCAGATCGTCGAGTGGCAGAACCAGTAAAAGAGTACGCAAAAGCAAATCCTCACAGACTTGAAGACTGGAGCAAAGACTCAAAATCTCATGTTGCCCACATGGATGATGGTGACTTTTACGGGAGCGAGAAGTCTTTAACAATGCAAAAATCAGATAGCGTAAATATTGAATTACAAACTTCAACTGGTACTAAATTGCTTAAAGAAGCTTTAGTATTAGAACAAGGCGAAGTAATAGATGCATCTGTACTAACTGTTTCAAAACTAAAAGATTTTATTTCAAAGGAAATTGAAGATGCCAAGCAAAAAGACATCTTATTTTCTGTGCATTTAAAGGCTACTATGATGAAGGTTTCCGATCCAATCATTTTTGGTCACATTGTTAAAGTCTATTTTGAAGAACTTTTTAATAAATATCAAAAAGAATTTACCCAACTTGGAGTAAATGTAAACAATGGAATTGGTGATGTTTTTGATAAGATTAGTGAATTACCAAAAAATAAGCAAGAAGCCATTAAAGAAGATATTGAAGCTATTTACGATAAAAAAGCAGACTTAGCTATGGTTGATAGCGATAATTGTATCACAAATCTTCATGTCCCAAGTAATGTTATTATTGACGCCTCAATGCCAGCAGCCTTTAAAAGTGGTGGTAAAATGTGGAATAAAAAAAACGAAACACAAGACATGAAAGCTGTTATTCCAGACCGCTCTTATGCTGGAATTTACCAACAAGTTATTGATTTCTGCAAAGCTAACGGCAAGTTTGATGTTACAACCATGGGTAATGTATCTAATGTTGGTCTTATGGCTAAAAAAGCCGAAGAATATGGCTCGCACGATAAAACTTTTGAAATACCTGAAGCAGGAACTGTACTTGTAAAAAACAAAAACGGAGACGTTTTATTATCGCATAAAGTTGAAGAAGGCGATATTTGGCGAATGTGTCAAACAAAAGATTTACCAATAAAAGATTGGGTTAAATTAGGAGTTAAACGTGCAAAAACTACAGGCAACCCTGCTATTTTTTGGTTAGATGAAAATCGTGGCCATGATACAGAATTAATCAAAAAAGTCAATCATTACCTTAAGGATCATGATTTAACTGGTTTAGAAGTAAAAATCATGAATCCAGAAGATGCTATGAAATATACACTTGAACGTGTAAGAAGCGGTCAAGATACCATTTCAGTAACAGGAAATGTTTTGAGAGATTATTTAACTGACCTATTTCCTATTCTAGAATTAGGAACAAGTGCTAAAATGCTGTCTATAGTTCCTTTATTAGCCGGTGGAGGCTTGTTTGAAACTGGTGCAGGTGGTTCAGCACCAAAACATGTACAGCAATTTGTAAAAGAAGGACATTTGCGCTGGGATTCCTTAGGTGAGTTTTTAGCACTCGCCGTTTCTATTGAAGATATTGCTGAAAAAACTAATAATACCAAAGCTAAGGTTTTAGCAAAAGCACTTAATAAGGCAAATAGTACTTATCTTAAAAATGATAAATCACCTTCTCGAAAGGTCAATGAAATTGATAATCGCGGAACTCATTTTTACTTGGCAAAATATTGGGCTGAAGCTCTAGCTGAACAAGATGAAGACGAAGATTTAAAAGCTATTTTTTCAGAATTAGCAAAACATTTAAAAGCTAATGAAGCTAAGATTAATGAAGAGCTACTGAATGCACAAGGTAAGCCTGTAAATATTGAAGGTTACTATTTTCCAGATGAAAAGTTAGTTACAAAACAAATGCGCCCAAGTCAAACTCTAAATGATTTAATAGACGCTTAA
- the rplS gene encoding 50S ribosomal protein L19: MDLVKFVQNEFVEKKDFPEFSSGDTITVYYEIKEGQKTRTQFFKGVVIQVKGTGLLKTFTIRKMSGTVGVEKIFPINMPALQKIEVNKRGSVRRARINYFRNLTGKKAKIKEKRSN; the protein is encoded by the coding sequence ATGGATTTAGTAAAGTTTGTCCAAAACGAATTTGTTGAAAAGAAAGACTTTCCAGAATTTTCATCTGGTGATACTATTACAGTTTACTATGAAATTAAAGAAGGTCAAAAAACAAGAACTCAGTTTTTTAAAGGTGTTGTAATCCAAGTCAAAGGTACTGGATTGTTAAAAACATTTACTATTAGAAAAATGAGTGGAACTGTTGGTGTTGAAAAGATTTTCCCAATCAACATGCCAGCACTTCAAAAAATTGAAGTTAATAAACGAGGAAGCGTTAGACGTGCTCGAATTAATTACTTCAGAAACCTCACAGGTAAGAAGGCTAAAATTAAAGAAAAGCGTTCAAACTAA
- the trmD gene encoding tRNA (guanosine(37)-N1)-methyltransferase TrmD, with amino-acid sequence MRIDIISVVPDLIKSPFEGSIIQRAIAKGHVEVFFHNLRDYTSNNYKQVDDYQYGGGAGMVMMIEPIDKCISKLKSERDYDEVIYMTPDGETLNQAMANQMSLLKNIIILCGHYKGVDQRVRDLFITKEISIGDYVLSGGELGAAILSDAIIRLIPGVLGNETSALTDSFQDNLLSPPIYTRPSNYKGHEVPSVLLSGHNQNVEKWRDDKALERTRNLRPDLLDE; translated from the coding sequence ATGAGAATTGATATTATAAGTGTTGTTCCAGACCTGATAAAAAGTCCATTTGAAGGATCAATTATTCAGCGTGCTATTGCAAAAGGTCATGTAGAAGTTTTTTTTCATAATTTAAGAGATTACACTTCAAATAATTACAAACAAGTTGACGATTACCAATATGGCGGTGGCGCTGGTATGGTTATGATGATTGAGCCTATTGATAAATGTATTTCAAAACTAAAAAGTGAGCGCGATTACGATGAAGTCATCTATATGACACCTGATGGCGAAACATTAAACCAAGCTATGGCCAACCAAATGTCATTACTAAAAAATATCATTATTTTATGCGGTCACTACAAAGGTGTAGACCAGCGCGTACGTGATTTATTTATTACTAAAGAAATATCAATTGGAGATTACGTACTTTCTGGTGGCGAACTAGGAGCTGCCATTTTAAGTGATGCGATAATCAGGTTAATTCCAGGTGTTTTAGGTAACGAAACTTCGGCCTTAACAGATTCGTTCCAGGATAATTTATTATCTCCACCAATTTATACAAGACCTTCAAATTACAAAGGTCATGAAGTACCTTCAGTCCTATTAAGTGGTCATAACCAAAACGTTGAAAAATGGAGAGATGACAAAGCGCTTGAACGAACAAGGAATTTAAGACCAGATTTGTTGGACGAATAA
- a CDS encoding MFS transporter — protein MKVSHRFYEFLTEDSDSRICKSIPDSDCTNVPKNFNLNVLNGSLTKLAEAIISPNLTLAWILTFLNAPVFLIGSLVPAKDIGSLLPQLIVSGKIRQFKIRKYFWATAAIIQSICMFLGGFVVLYNHDNALASYSILALIFLFSIASGVGSVSFKDVVGKTIPKGERGQMLSYRSTFGGILALIAGLFISFFVKENASAEIYATLFFSAGILWFLAAIVFYGISEEKGSTKGGRSPINEIKEGLKFIKSDDNYRNFLFTRALLMAIPLLQPFYVVLANQLTGNSFSSLGYLIVVTSIAQIISSPLWGKIADKSSLKLLQIASGITLIGIAYAIIIYLQNPSHISISFILPLFFVNAIAYAGARLSRKTYLVDYAPDEDRPTYVAMASTFIGLFTIITASFGLITDYFGLLYQFIFFAILLIVCIVFSLKLKDIQNEN, from the coding sequence TTGAAAGTATCTCATCGCTTCTATGAGTTTTTAACTGAAGACTCTGATTCACGTATTTGCAAATCAATTCCTGATTCTGATTGCACCAATGTTCCCAAAAACTTTAACTTAAATGTATTAAATGGTAGTTTAACTAAATTAGCTGAAGCGATTATAAGCCCGAATCTCACACTTGCTTGGATTTTAACTTTTTTAAACGCACCTGTATTTTTAATTGGTAGTTTAGTACCTGCTAAAGACATAGGCTCTTTGCTACCGCAATTAATCGTAAGCGGTAAAATAAGACAATTTAAAATAAGAAAATATTTTTGGGCAACAGCTGCGATTATACAATCTATTTGTATGTTTTTAGGTGGATTTGTAGTACTTTACAATCATGACAATGCCTTAGCATCTTATAGCATCTTAGCATTAATTTTCTTGTTTAGCATAGCTTCTGGCGTAGGTTCAGTGAGTTTTAAAGATGTTGTTGGCAAAACAATTCCAAAAGGTGAACGTGGACAAATGCTTAGTTATCGATCAACATTTGGAGGAATATTAGCATTAATAGCAGGACTTTTTATTAGCTTTTTTGTGAAAGAAAATGCTTCAGCTGAAATTTATGCTACATTATTTTTTTCTGCAGGTATTTTATGGTTTCTTGCTGCAATTGTTTTCTACGGGATTTCTGAAGAAAAAGGATCTACAAAAGGTGGTCGTTCACCAATTAACGAAATTAAAGAAGGTTTAAAGTTCATTAAATCTGATGATAATTATAGGAATTTCTTATTTACCCGAGCATTATTAATGGCTATCCCTTTACTTCAACCCTTTTATGTCGTTTTAGCCAACCAATTAACAGGAAATTCATTTTCGAGTTTGGGTTACTTAATTGTTGTAACTAGCATTGCACAAATCATTAGTAGTCCACTTTGGGGGAAAATTGCAGACAAGTCAAGCTTAAAACTTTTACAAATTGCAAGCGGCATTACTTTAATAGGAATTGCATACGCCATTATAATTTATCTCCAAAATCCATCTCATATATCTATTAGCTTTATTTTACCTCTATTTTTTGTTAATGCTATTGCATACGCAGGCGCAAGATTAAGTCGAAAAACCTACTTAGTAGATTATGCACCTGATGAAGATAGACCGACTTATGTTGCCATGGCAAGCACATTTATTGGCTTATTTACAATTATAACAGCTAGTTTTGGTTTAATTACCGATTATTTTGGTCTTTTATATCAGTTTATATTCTTTGCTATTCTATTAATTGTTTGTATTGTCTTCAGTTTAAAATTAAAAGATATTCAAAATGAGAATTGA
- a CDS encoding glyceraldehyde-3-phosphate dehydrogenase — translation MNTTNNYEKELSFQANRRKSSVKFINIVNDLFYDKSIELVLFRNSLINKNASEILSLHEYAGEFVGKPISVFDSVEIAEAIQNLDLPPSKLDIGKLTYEFQLEPSNAHNAVSFVSKQLADAKLANKLEPKDVVLYGFGRIGRLLARELATKTGKGDQLRLRAIVTRGEINETVLEKRASLLNNDSVHANFNGTVSVDVENQALIINDTTVHMISANAPEDIDYTKYDINNALIIDNTGAFRDHEALSRHLKSKGAAKVLLTAPGKGVPNIVHGVNQNEHDIEKVDIFSAASCTTNAITPILKAVDDTFGVSHGHLETIHAYTNDQNLVDNMHKKYRRGRAAALNMVITETGAGKAVAKALPKLEGKLTSSAIRVPVPNGSLAILNLTFDKPTTKDQLNACIKSFALEGDLVEQIKYSIDNELVSSDIVGTSAPSIYDSYATIVEGKSNNAILYIWYDNEYGYSHQVIRLAKYISNVRRFTYY, via the coding sequence ATGAACACAACCAACAATTATGAGAAAGAGCTTAGTTTTCAAGCTAATCGAAGAAAATCATCTGTTAAATTCATCAACATTGTTAATGATTTATTTTATGATAAATCTATAGAATTAGTTTTATTTAGAAACTCTCTAATTAACAAAAATGCAAGTGAAATATTAAGTTTACACGAATATGCTGGCGAATTTGTTGGCAAGCCAATTTCTGTATTCGACTCAGTTGAAATTGCTGAGGCTATTCAAAATCTAGACTTACCTCCTTCAAAATTAGATATTGGTAAATTAACTTATGAGTTTCAGCTAGAGCCATCTAATGCTCACAATGCGGTTAGTTTTGTTTCAAAACAATTAGCAGATGCAAAACTAGCTAACAAACTTGAGCCTAAAGATGTTGTATTATATGGATTTGGTAGGATTGGTCGTCTTTTAGCACGCGAATTAGCGACAAAGACAGGTAAAGGTGATCAATTGCGTTTACGAGCCATTGTAACACGCGGTGAAATTAATGAAACTGTATTGGAGAAAAGAGCTTCACTACTCAATAATGATTCAGTTCATGCCAATTTTAACGGTACTGTTTCTGTCGATGTAGAAAATCAAGCGTTAATCATAAATGATACAACAGTTCATATGATTTCTGCCAACGCTCCTGAAGATATCGACTATACAAAATATGATATTAATAATGCACTTATTATAGATAACACAGGCGCTTTTAGAGATCATGAAGCTTTAAGTAGACACCTAAAATCTAAAGGTGCTGCAAAAGTACTTTTAACAGCGCCAGGTAAAGGAGTACCTAACATTGTTCACGGTGTAAACCAAAACGAGCATGATATAGAAAAAGTTGATATATTCTCAGCAGCATCTTGTACAACTAATGCTATTACACCTATTTTAAAAGCAGTTGATGATACTTTTGGCGTATCTCATGGACATTTAGAAACGATTCATGCTTACACCAACGATCAAAATTTAGTTGATAACATGCATAAAAAATATCGTCGTGGACGCGCTGCTGCTCTTAACATGGTAATTACCGAAACTGGTGCAGGAAAAGCTGTAGCTAAAGCTTTACCAAAACTTGAGGGTAAATTAACCTCATCTGCAATTCGTGTTCCCGTTCCTAATGGCTCACTCGCCATCTTGAATTTAACTTTTGATAAACCAACGACTAAAGACCAACTTAACGCTTGCATTAAGTCTTTTGCTTTAGAAGGTGATTTGGTAGAACAAATAAAATATTCGATAGACAATGAATTAGTATCAAGTGATATTGTAGGCACTTCAGCACCATCAATATACGATAGTTACGCTACAATTGTTGAAGGTAAATCTAATAATGCCATTTTATATATTTGGTACGACAACGAATATGGATACAGCCACCAAGTAATCAGGTTGGCTAAATATATTTCTAATGTAAGACGTTTCACTTACTATTAG
- a CDS encoding NAD(P)/FAD-dependent oxidoreductase yields MRKKHMFPESNSERIVIIGGGFAGINLAKSLSNTAYQVVLLDKQNYHAFQPLLYQVSTFGLEPDSIAYPLRKLLNKADNLYFKLAEVTSINCDQKQIHSNIGKINYDKLVICTGTKINFFGNDAIKKHAYWMKSVSQALNLRSRILENLEKASNAVDEEEKKALLRFVIAGAGPTGVELCGALGELKQHIFKEDYPEFDSDDIEIILLEGQSRVLPVMSKTSSQNAENYLKKLSVKVITDVMVTNYDGFEVKTNQDEVFSTYNFIWSAGVKGATVEGLDQDAIVKHRYKVNEFHEVENAKDIYALGDIALMQTSAFPDGHPQVAQPAIQQAKNLANNFKAALKNKKPKAFEYFDKGTMATIGRHKAVVDLNKTTLSGTIAWYIWMLVHLWFLVGFRNRIITFANWIYNYIKYDKGARLIIRKSKPTAKL; encoded by the coding sequence TTGAGAAAAAAACATATGTTTCCAGAATCAAATTCAGAACGAATTGTAATAATAGGTGGTGGCTTTGCCGGAATTAACTTGGCTAAATCATTAAGCAATACTGCTTACCAAGTTGTATTGCTTGATAAACAAAATTATCATGCTTTTCAGCCGTTGTTATATCAAGTAAGCACTTTTGGCTTAGAACCAGATTCAATCGCATATCCATTAAGGAAACTTTTAAATAAAGCTGACAATTTATATTTTAAACTCGCAGAGGTTACTTCAATTAATTGTGATCAAAAGCAAATTCATTCAAATATAGGTAAAATCAATTACGACAAGTTGGTAATTTGTACCGGCACTAAAATTAATTTTTTTGGTAACGATGCTATAAAAAAGCATGCCTATTGGATGAAAAGTGTTTCTCAAGCTTTAAATTTAAGAAGCCGAATTTTAGAAAATTTAGAGAAGGCTTCTAATGCTGTTGATGAGGAAGAAAAAAAGGCTTTGTTACGTTTTGTAATTGCAGGTGCAGGACCAACTGGCGTTGAATTGTGTGGTGCTTTGGGTGAACTTAAACAACATATTTTTAAAGAAGATTACCCTGAATTTGATAGTGATGACATTGAAATTATTTTACTTGAAGGACAATCTCGTGTTTTACCTGTGATGTCTAAAACTTCATCTCAAAATGCTGAAAACTATCTCAAAAAACTTTCAGTTAAAGTTATTACCGATGTTATGGTAACCAATTATGATGGTTTTGAAGTAAAAACTAATCAAGATGAAGTGTTTTCTACTTATAATTTTATTTGGAGTGCTGGCGTAAAAGGTGCAACAGTTGAAGGTTTAGACCAAGATGCAATTGTAAAACATCGCTACAAGGTTAACGAATTTCATGAAGTTGAAAATGCTAAGGATATATACGCTTTGGGAGATATTGCCCTGATGCAAACTTCAGCATTTCCAGACGGACATCCACAAGTTGCACAACCTGCAATTCAACAGGCTAAAAACTTAGCAAATAACTTTAAAGCCGCATTGAAAAACAAAAAACCAAAAGCTTTTGAATATTTCGATAAAGGAACAATGGCAACAATAGGTCGACATAAAGCTGTAGTCGATTTAAATAAAACAACATTATCTGGCACAATTGCTTGGTATATCTGGATGCTTGTTCACCTGTGGTTTTTAGTTGGCTTTAGAAATAGAATTATTACTTTTGCCAATTGGATTTATAATTACATTAAATACGACAAAGGAGCAAGATTAATTATTCGCAAGTCAAAACCAACTGCCAAATTGTAA